One region of Streptomyces sp. NBC_00442 genomic DNA includes:
- a CDS encoding phosphatidylglycerol lysyltransferase domain-containing protein, which produces MGEVRLSTTEGTDRSTPRSRHGAAFAVWYLRIVTFINFLSAAWVTLGQGLRRHNTDDYFTPYLLEAGFTSGVVTLFLAVTMRRRKRAAWILNMVLGGLFWLLFAYVMALPGFHRYAQNWISLGLTTAFVAALVVGRREFYAKGDRSNPLAAVVTAVGGLLVTSLIAAVLVSATNTYDGTDQSSFLQRWRYGLMRLVFLVPDDRHTQGVTTPGWVNVVINVMATLLLIAVIYAAFRNRRAVDPLTVEDEERLRALLDKQGERDSLGYFALRREKAVIWSPTGKAAVTYRVINSVSLASGDPIGDPEAWPGAIEPWLAEAREHGWIPAVTGASEEAGQIYARHGLDALEMGDEAIVETAEFTLEGRAMRTVRQAYNRVKRAGYEVRIRRHADIPAPEMNELLRKADDWRDGATERGFSMALGRLGDPADGQCMMLECFDGEGELRALLSFVPWGPHGVSLDLMRRDRDSENGLIEFMVIELLQRAKEIQITQVSLNFAMFRSVFERGSKLGAGPVLRLWRSLLSFFSRWWQIESLYRSNAKYRPIWEPRFTLFEKSADLPRIAIASARAEGFLEAPGLPKWLHRRHLESQR; this is translated from the coding sequence ATGGGAGAAGTCCGCTTGAGTACCACCGAAGGAACGGACCGGAGCACCCCCCGGTCGCGGCACGGCGCGGCGTTCGCCGTCTGGTACCTGCGCATCGTGACGTTCATCAATTTCCTCAGTGCCGCGTGGGTCACCCTCGGCCAGGGGCTTCGGCGTCACAACACGGACGACTACTTCACGCCGTATCTGCTCGAAGCCGGCTTCACCTCGGGCGTCGTCACGCTCTTCCTCGCCGTCACCATGCGCCGGCGCAAGCGTGCGGCCTGGATCCTCAACATGGTGCTCGGCGGGCTCTTCTGGCTGCTGTTCGCCTACGTCATGGCGCTGCCCGGCTTCCACCGCTACGCGCAGAACTGGATCTCCCTGGGGCTCACCACGGCCTTCGTGGCGGCCCTCGTGGTCGGCCGCCGCGAGTTCTACGCCAAGGGCGACCGCTCCAACCCGCTGGCCGCGGTGGTCACCGCCGTCGGCGGCCTGCTCGTCACCTCGCTGATCGCGGCGGTCCTGGTCAGCGCGACCAACACCTATGACGGCACCGACCAGTCGTCGTTCCTGCAACGCTGGCGTTACGGCCTGATGCGCCTGGTGTTCCTGGTCCCCGACGACCGGCACACCCAGGGCGTCACCACGCCGGGCTGGGTCAACGTCGTCATCAACGTGATGGCCACGCTGCTCCTGATCGCCGTCATCTACGCGGCGTTCCGCAACCGCAGGGCCGTCGACCCGCTCACCGTCGAGGACGAGGAGAGGCTGCGGGCCCTCCTCGACAAGCAGGGCGAACGCGACTCCCTCGGCTACTTCGCGCTGCGCCGCGAGAAGGCCGTCATCTGGTCGCCGACCGGCAAGGCCGCCGTCACCTACCGCGTCATCAACAGCGTCTCGCTGGCCTCGGGCGACCCGATCGGCGATCCCGAGGCGTGGCCGGGCGCGATCGAGCCGTGGCTGGCCGAGGCCCGCGAGCACGGCTGGATCCCGGCCGTGACCGGAGCCAGCGAGGAAGCGGGGCAGATCTATGCCCGGCACGGCCTCGACGCCCTGGAGATGGGCGACGAGGCGATCGTGGAGACCGCCGAGTTCACCCTGGAGGGCCGCGCGATGCGGACCGTGCGCCAGGCGTACAACCGGGTGAAGCGGGCCGGGTACGAGGTGCGGATCCGCCGTCACGCGGACATTCCTGCCCCTGAGATGAACGAACTCCTGCGCAAGGCCGACGACTGGCGCGACGGCGCCACCGAACGCGGCTTCTCCATGGCGCTCGGCCGGCTCGGCGACCCCGCCGACGGCCAGTGCATGATGCTCGAATGCTTCGACGGCGAGGGCGAGTTGCGGGCGCTGCTCAGCTTCGTGCCCTGGGGCCCGCACGGGGTGTCACTCGACCTGATGCGCCGTGACCGCGACTCCGAGAACGGCCTGATCGAGTTCATGGTGATCGAACTCCTCCAGCGCGCCAAGGAGATCCAGATCACTCAGGTCTCACTGAACTTCGCGATGTTCCGTTCCGTCTTCGAGCGCGGCTCGAAGCTCGGGGCGGGACCCGTGCTGAGGCTGTGGCGCTCGCTGCTCAGCTTCTTCTCCCGCTGGTGGCAGATCGAGTCGCTGTACCGGTCCAACGCCAAGTACCGGCCGATCTGGGAGCCACGGTTCACCTTGTTCGAGAAGAGCGCGGACCTGCCGCGCATCGCCATCGCGTCCGCTCGCGCCGAGGGGTTCCTCGAA
- the cobT gene encoding nicotinate-nucleotide--dimethylbenzimidazole phosphoribosyltransferase: protein MSRLNLDDFSDLIERPDNGVRRDAEERRERQSVPPGALGRLDELATWLSAAQGASPVRAVERPRVVLFAGDHGVAGLGVSARPASSAHTLVRSALDGASPVAVLGRRQGVPVRVVDAGLDCDPALLPEDVVRHRVRRGSGRIDVEDAMTVDEAEAAVRLGVRIADEEADSGTDLVVLGDLSVGGTTPAAVLIAALCGTDASVVTGRGGAGIDDLAWMRKCAAIRDALRRARPVLGDQLELLAAVGGADLAATTGFLLQCAVRRLPVILDGVVSSACALVAQRAAFRAPDWWLAGQSSGEPGQSKALDRMALNPLLDHGVTVGEGTGALLALPLVQAAAALAAELPERTDQRTESVEESGDE, encoded by the coding sequence ATGAGCAGGCTGAACCTGGACGACTTCTCCGATCTGATCGAACGCCCCGACAACGGTGTGCGGCGTGACGCCGAGGAACGCCGGGAGCGGCAGAGCGTGCCGCCCGGCGCGCTCGGCCGGCTCGACGAGCTGGCCACCTGGCTGTCGGCGGCGCAGGGCGCGAGCCCGGTGCGGGCCGTCGAGCGGCCCCGCGTGGTCCTGTTCGCGGGCGACCACGGCGTGGCCGGACTCGGTGTCTCGGCCCGCCCCGCCTCCTCGGCGCACACCCTCGTACGGTCCGCCCTGGACGGCGCGAGCCCGGTCGCGGTGCTCGGCCGCCGCCAGGGCGTCCCGGTCCGCGTCGTCGACGCCGGCCTCGACTGCGACCCGGCGCTGCTGCCCGAGGACGTGGTGCGCCACCGGGTGCGGCGCGGCAGCGGCCGGATCGACGTCGAGGACGCCATGACCGTCGACGAGGCGGAGGCGGCGGTCCGGCTCGGCGTGAGGATCGCCGACGAGGAGGCCGACTCCGGCACCGATCTGGTGGTGCTCGGCGACCTCAGCGTGGGCGGCACCACGCCGGCGGCGGTGCTGATCGCCGCGCTGTGCGGCACGGACGCCTCGGTGGTCACCGGTCGCGGCGGCGCCGGCATCGACGACCTCGCCTGGATGCGCAAGTGCGCGGCGATCCGCGACGCGTTGCGCCGGGCGCGGCCGGTCCTCGGCGATCAGCTCGAACTTCTGGCCGCGGTGGGCGGCGCGGACCTTGCCGCCACCACCGGTTTCCTGTTGCAGTGTGCGGTGCGCAGGCTGCCGGTGATCCTCGACGGGGTCGTCTCGTCGGCCTGTGCGCTGGTGGCGCAGCGGGCGGCCTTCCGGGCTCCGGACTGGTGGCTGGCGGGTCAGTCGAGCGGCGAGCCGGGCCAGTCGAAGGCGCTGGACCGGATGGCGCTCAACCCTCTGCTCGACCATGGCGTCACAGTGGGCGAAGGCACCGGGGCACTGCTCGCTCTTCCCCTCGTACAAGCCGCGGCGGCACTCGCCGCGGAGCTGCCCGAGCGCACCGACCAGCGCACGGAGTCCGTGGAGGAGAGCGGCGACGAGTGA
- a CDS encoding bifunctional adenosylcobinamide kinase/adenosylcobinamide-phosphate guanylyltransferase, which produces MELTLLGTGAPAGLPRPDCPCAACAVARGGDARAATALLVDGALLLDLTPGAALAAARAGHSLAGVRQVLLTHPHDGPAVELPAGLPAAGRVPDGRRLTLISGHRVLAVPLDAPGTGYEVTSPDGERLLYLPPGGAPAGASAMRPYDMVVADVCGRPDALARLRAAGGIGPATDVIAVHIDHDVPPGRELERRLAALGARAVPDGTTLVVGEYHAVPDLPRRTLVLGGARSGKSVEAERRLAAFPGVVYVATGGSREGDTEWAARVGLHRERRPSSWRTEETCDLAPLLDASGPPLLIDCLALWLTDAMDRVGAWDDEKWASGGERALKERTDELVAAVRGTARTVVAVSNEVGSGVVPATSSGRRFRDELGRLNAAFAAECEQVLLVVAGQALALRG; this is translated from the coding sequence GTGGAACTGACTCTCCTCGGCACCGGGGCCCCCGCCGGCCTGCCGCGCCCCGACTGTCCCTGCGCCGCGTGCGCCGTCGCACGCGGCGGCGACGCGCGCGCCGCGACCGCCCTGCTCGTCGACGGCGCGCTGCTGCTCGACCTGACCCCGGGCGCGGCGCTCGCCGCCGCACGGGCCGGGCACTCGCTCGCCGGTGTGCGCCAGGTGCTGCTCACCCATCCGCACGACGGGCCGGCGGTCGAGCTGCCGGCCGGGCTTCCGGCGGCCGGGCGGGTACCGGACGGCCGCCGGCTGACGCTGATCAGCGGCCACCGGGTGCTCGCCGTGCCGCTCGACGCGCCGGGCACGGGGTACGAGGTGACGTCGCCCGACGGCGAGCGGCTGCTCTATCTGCCGCCGGGTGGTGCGCCCGCCGGGGCGTCGGCGATGCGCCCGTACGACATGGTGGTGGCCGACGTCTGCGGCCGGCCCGACGCGCTCGCGCGGCTGCGGGCGGCCGGCGGCATCGGCCCGGCGACCGATGTGATCGCGGTGCACATCGACCACGACGTGCCGCCCGGCCGGGAGTTGGAGCGCCGGCTCGCGGCGCTCGGCGCGCGCGCCGTGCCGGACGGCACGACGCTGGTCGTCGGCGAGTACCACGCGGTGCCCGACCTGCCGCGCCGCACGCTCGTGCTCGGTGGCGCGCGCTCGGGCAAGTCGGTGGAGGCCGAGCGGCGCCTGGCGGCCTTCCCCGGGGTGGTGTACGTGGCGACGGGCGGCTCCCGCGAGGGCGACACCGAGTGGGCCGCGCGGGTCGGGCTGCACCGCGAGCGGCGGCCCTCCAGCTGGCGCACCGAGGAGACCTGCGACCTCGCGCCGCTCCTCGACGCGTCGGGCCCGCCGCTCCTGATCGACTGTCTGGCGCTGTGGCTGACCGACGCGATGGACCGGGTCGGCGCGTGGGACGACGAGAAGTGGGCGTCCGGCGGCGAGCGCGCGCTGAAGGAGCGTACGGACGAACTCGTCGCGGCGGTACGGGGCACGGCGCGGACGGTGGTCGCGGTGAGCAACGAGGTGGGGTCGGGCGTGGTGCCCGCGACGTCGTCGGGGCGGCGCTTCCGTGACGAACTGGGCCGCCTGAACGCCGCGTTCGCGGCCGAGTGCGAGCAGGTGCTGCTCGTCGTCGCGGGCCAGGCGCTCGCACTGCGCGGCTGA
- a CDS encoding S1C family serine protease, whose amino-acid sequence MDASLRPGRVRRAARPLTAAAVTAALVGGCSGADPAAAPKASSRSASASSPAPQRNGSGGTDSLQSDYQRVIKDVLPSVVQIDASNSLGSGIVYDGQGHIVTNAHVVGNERTFKVTASGSSSAITARLVAAYPEQDLAVIKLDSVPSGLKPATFGDSSKVEMGQIVLAMGSPLGLSSSVTQGIVSATGRTVSEGRDGGGTGATIANMVQTSAAINPGNSGGALVNLDDEIIGIPTLAATDPDMSGSAAPGIGFAIPVSMVRTVADQIIKSGKVTDSGRAALGITGRTVVDAGYQPAGVAVVAAPPNGAAAKAGLRTGDIITKLGQTGITSITALTEALAADKPGQKVQVTYTRDGAKKTAEVTLGEI is encoded by the coding sequence ATGGATGCATCTCTTCGCCCCGGCCGGGTGCGCCGTGCGGCCCGGCCGCTGACCGCCGCCGCCGTCACCGCCGCTCTCGTCGGGGGCTGTTCGGGCGCGGACCCCGCGGCCGCCCCGAAGGCGTCGTCCCGCAGCGCGTCGGCGAGTTCGCCGGCGCCCCAGCGCAACGGCTCCGGCGGGACCGACAGCCTGCAGAGCGACTATCAGCGGGTCATCAAGGACGTGCTGCCCTCGGTCGTGCAGATCGATGCCTCCAACAGCCTCGGCTCGGGCATCGTCTACGACGGCCAGGGGCACATCGTCACCAACGCCCATGTCGTCGGCAACGAGCGGACGTTCAAGGTGACGGCGTCCGGCAGCAGTTCGGCGATCACCGCCAGGCTGGTCGCCGCCTATCCCGAGCAGGACCTCGCGGTGATCAAGCTGGATTCCGTGCCCAGCGGGCTGAAGCCGGCCACGTTCGGGGACTCCTCGAAGGTGGAGATGGGCCAGATCGTCCTGGCGATGGGGTCGCCGCTCGGGCTCTCCTCCAGCGTCACCCAGGGCATCGTGTCCGCGACCGGCCGCACCGTGTCCGAGGGCCGGGACGGCGGCGGTACCGGCGCGACCATCGCCAACATGGTGCAGACATCGGCCGCGATCAACCCCGGCAACAGCGGCGGCGCCCTGGTCAACCTCGACGACGAGATCATCGGCATTCCGACGCTCGCCGCGACCGACCCGGACATGAGCGGCAGCGCGGCCCCCGGCATCGGCTTCGCGATCCCGGTGTCGATGGTGAGGACGGTGGCCGACCAGATCATCAAGAGCGGCAAGGTCACCGATTCGGGCCGGGCGGCGCTCGGCATCACCGGCCGGACCGTGGTCGACGCCGGCTACCAGCCGGCCGGCGTCGCGGTGGTGGCGGCCCCGCCCAACGGAGCCGCGGCCAAGGCGGGTCTCAGGACGGGCGACATCATCACGAAGCTCGGCCAGACCGGCATCACGTCGATCACCGCGCTCACCGAGGCGCTGGCCGCGGACAAGCCGGGCCAGAAGGTCCAGGTGACGTACACCCGCGACGGCGCGAAGAAGACCGCCGAGGTCACCCTCGGCGAGATCTGA
- a CDS encoding class I SAM-dependent methyltransferase → MARHLDEQIAGRFPVGRRLRVLDVGMGQGTQALRLARAGHSVTGLESDPAMLQVAREALSTEPEGIRERVRLIEGDGRETGVHFLPGAFDVVLCHGVLMYVEEPDAMLAGLARMLAPGGLLSLLVRNADALAVRPGLAGDWAGALAAFDTDAYTNRLGLPVRADRLAALTRTLDGIAAPLHTWYGVRVFTDTVPNDVDLPAPDELERLLTAEDRAGRTDPYRHVAALLHLFGVRD, encoded by the coding sequence GTGGCCCGTCACCTCGACGAGCAGATAGCCGGGCGTTTCCCGGTGGGCCGGCGTCTTCGCGTCCTGGACGTCGGCATGGGCCAGGGCACCCAGGCCCTGCGCCTGGCCCGCGCCGGGCACTCGGTGACCGGGCTCGAATCCGACCCGGCGATGCTCCAGGTGGCCCGCGAGGCGCTGTCGACCGAGCCCGAGGGCATCCGCGAGCGGGTGCGTCTGATCGAGGGCGACGGCCGCGAGACCGGCGTGCACTTCCTGCCCGGCGCCTTCGACGTGGTGCTGTGCCACGGCGTCCTGATGTACGTCGAGGAGCCCGACGCGATGCTCGCCGGGCTCGCCCGGATGCTCGCCCCCGGCGGCCTGCTCTCGCTGCTCGTGCGGAACGCCGACGCGCTGGCCGTGCGGCCCGGCCTCGCCGGCGACTGGGCGGGCGCCCTCGCGGCCTTCGACACCGACGCGTACACCAACCGGCTCGGTCTGCCGGTCCGCGCCGACCGGCTCGCCGCGCTGACCCGCACCCTCGACGGGATCGCGGCGCCGCTGCACACCTGGTACGGGGTGCGGGTGTTCACCGACACCGTGCCCAACGACGTGGACCTGCCGGCCCCCGACGAGCTGGAGCGCCTGCTGACCGCCGAGGACCGTGCCGGGCGCACCGACCCATACCGCCACGTGGCGGCGCTGCTGCACCTCTTCGGCGTACGGGACTGA
- a CDS encoding DUF3043 domain-containing protein — translation MFRSRSNAEKAPTDKVTADLSKAPRDPEAPKGRPTPKRSEAQTQRRRASTVPTDRKEASKRQREARRVDMAKQREALANGDQRYLPARDKGPVRKFARDFVDSRFSVAEMFLPLAVIILVLSMIRIGSLQNLSLLLWLVVIVLIVLDSLGLAFRLKKALAARFPDEPRKGAVAYGLMRTLQMRRLRLPKPQVKRGEKP, via the coding sequence GTGTTCCGTAGCCGTTCCAACGCAGAGAAGGCCCCCACCGACAAGGTGACGGCGGACCTCTCCAAAGCGCCCCGCGACCCCGAGGCCCCCAAGGGGCGCCCCACTCCCAAGCGGAGTGAGGCCCAGACTCAGCGCCGCCGTGCCTCGACCGTGCCGACCGACCGCAAGGAGGCCTCCAAGCGTCAGCGCGAGGCGCGCCGGGTCGACATGGCCAAGCAGCGCGAAGCGCTCGCCAATGGCGACCAGCGCTACCTGCCGGCCCGCGACAAGGGCCCGGTGCGCAAGTTCGCCCGCGACTTCGTCGACTCCCGGTTCTCGGTCGCCGAGATGTTCCTGCCGCTCGCGGTGATCATCCTGGTGCTCTCGATGATCCGGATCGGCAGCCTGCAGAACCTCTCGCTGCTGCTGTGGCTCGTGGTGATCGTGCTCATCGTGCTCGACTCGCTCGGCCTCGCCTTCCGGCTGAAGAAGGCGCTCGCCGCCCGCTTCCCGGACGAGCCGAGGAAGGGCGCCGTCGCCTACGGTCTGATGCGCACGCTCCAGATGCGCCGGCTGCGGCTGCCCAAGCCGCAGGTCAAGCGCGGAGAGAAGCCCTGA
- a CDS encoding PspA/IM30 family protein — translation MSGVMKRMGMIFRAKANKALDRAEDPRETLDYSYQKQLELLQKVRRGVADVATSRKRLELQLNQLQSQSSKLEDQGRKALSLGREDLAREALSRRASLQQQVTDLETQHQTLQGEEEKLTLAAQRLQAKVDAFRTKKETIKATYTAAQAQTRIAESFSGISEEMSDVGMAIQRAEDKTAQLQARAGAIDELLASGALNDQSGLAKDDIQTELDRLSGGTDVELELQRMKAELMGGGSAGKQAIEGGTAAPEDKAPQQSPRFDKQ, via the coding sequence ATGAGCGGTGTCATGAAGCGTATGGGGATGATCTTCCGCGCGAAGGCGAACAAGGCCCTTGACCGGGCCGAGGACCCTCGCGAGACCCTCGATTACTCGTACCAGAAGCAGCTGGAGCTGCTCCAGAAGGTGCGCAGGGGAGTCGCCGACGTGGCGACCTCCCGCAAGCGTCTGGAGCTGCAGCTCAACCAGCTGCAGAGCCAGTCCTCCAAGCTGGAGGACCAGGGCCGCAAGGCCCTCTCGCTCGGCCGTGAGGATCTGGCCCGCGAGGCCCTGTCCCGCCGCGCCTCGTTGCAGCAGCAGGTCACCGACCTGGAGACGCAGCACCAGACGTTGCAGGGCGAGGAGGAGAAGCTCACCCTTGCGGCCCAGCGCCTCCAGGCCAAGGTCGACGCCTTCCGCACCAAGAAGGAAACGATCAAGGCGACCTACACGGCGGCCCAGGCGCAGACCCGGATCGCCGAGTCCTTCTCGGGCATCTCCGAGGAGATGAGCGACGTCGGCATGGCCATCCAGCGGGCCGAGGACAAGACCGCGCAGCTCCAGGCGCGGGCCGGCGCGATCGACGAGCTGCTCGCATCCGGTGCCCTCAACGACCAGTCGGGCCTGGCCAAGGACGACATCCAGACCGAGCTCGACCGCCTGTCCGGTGGTACGGATGTAGAGCTGGAACTGCAGCGGATGAAGGCCGAGCTGATGGGCGGCGGGTCCGCAGGGAAGCAGGCCATCGAGGGCGGCACCGCCGCTCCCGAGGACAAGGCCCCGCAGCAGAGCCCGCGCTTCGACAAGCAGTGA
- the pspAA gene encoding PspA-associated protein PspAA produces the protein MIVRIMGEGQVKLADGHFTELNKLDDELLARMEEGDEDGFRHTLVALLDAVRRLGEPLADDSLEPSELILPSPDASLDEVREMLSDDGLIPG, from the coding sequence ATGATCGTCCGGATCATGGGGGAGGGGCAGGTGAAGCTGGCCGACGGCCACTTCACCGAGCTCAACAAGCTCGACGACGAGCTTCTCGCCCGGATGGAGGAGGGTGACGAGGACGGCTTCCGCCACACCCTCGTCGCCCTGCTCGACGCGGTGCGCCGGCTGGGGGAGCCCCTTGCCGACGACTCCCTGGAACCTTCCGAGCTGATCCTTCCGAGCCCGGACGCGAGCCTGGACGAGGTCAGGGAGATGCTCAGCGACGACGGCCTGATCCCGGGCTGA
- a CDS encoding sensor histidine kinase: MTPIDRARPWLRAHPLVPDAALALGVLICMVLGSFADPHGPNGPTFGTRTPGLRSLVLMTLAAAVLVLRRRRPMVTLACTSALAMVELSLGDPPSPVAMSAVVALYTVAAHTDRPTTYRVGVLTIVVLTGTAMLLGTPPWYSQEHLGIFAWTGMAAAAGDAVRSRRAFVDAIRERAERAEHGREEEARRRVAEERLRIARELHDVVAHHIALVNVQAGVAAHVMDKRPDQAKEALAHVREASRSALNELRSTVGLLRQSGDPAAPTEPAPGLGLLDDLLAGFRRAGLPVELARTDDAPLPASVDLAAYRVIQEALTNVHKHAGPGAKAEVSVVRVGPNTEITVIDNGTGTGAAGDGGGHGLLGMRERVTALGGSCTAGPRYGGGFRVQAILPVKAAETGATGEGTS; the protein is encoded by the coding sequence GTGACCCCCATCGACCGGGCCCGCCCCTGGCTCAGGGCGCATCCGCTGGTCCCCGATGCCGCCCTCGCCCTCGGCGTACTGATCTGCATGGTCCTCGGCTCCTTCGCCGACCCGCACGGGCCCAACGGGCCGACCTTCGGCACCCGTACGCCCGGTCTGCGTTCGCTCGTCCTGATGACGCTGGCCGCCGCCGTCCTCGTACTGCGGCGGCGCCGGCCCATGGTCACGCTCGCCTGCACCAGCGCCCTCGCCATGGTGGAGCTCTCGCTGGGGGACCCGCCCTCGCCGGTCGCGATGAGCGCGGTCGTCGCGCTCTACACGGTCGCCGCCCACACCGACCGGCCCACCACCTACCGCGTCGGCGTGCTCACCATCGTCGTGCTCACCGGCACGGCCATGCTGCTCGGCACCCCGCCCTGGTACTCCCAGGAACACCTCGGGATCTTCGCCTGGACCGGCATGGCCGCGGCCGCGGGGGACGCCGTGCGCAGCCGGCGCGCCTTCGTCGACGCGATCCGCGAGCGGGCCGAACGGGCCGAGCACGGACGCGAGGAGGAGGCCAGGCGCCGGGTGGCCGAGGAACGGCTGCGGATCGCCCGCGAGCTCCACGACGTGGTCGCCCACCACATCGCCCTGGTCAACGTCCAGGCGGGCGTCGCGGCCCACGTCATGGACAAGCGGCCCGACCAGGCCAAGGAGGCCCTCGCCCACGTACGGGAGGCCAGCCGCTCCGCGTTGAACGAACTCCGTTCCACCGTCGGCCTGTTGCGCCAGTCCGGCGACCCCGCAGCCCCCACCGAGCCCGCCCCCGGCCTCGGCCTCCTCGACGATCTGCTCGCCGGTTTCCGGCGGGCGGGGCTTCCCGTGGAGCTCGCCCGCACCGACGACGCCCCGCTGCCCGCCTCCGTCGACCTCGCCGCCTACCGGGTCATCCAGGAGGCGCTCACCAACGTCCACAAGCACGCGGGCCCCGGCGCCAAGGCCGAGGTGAGCGTCGTACGGGTCGGGCCGAACACCGAGATCACCGTCATCGACAACGGCACCGGCACCGGCGCGGCGGGAGACGGCGGCGGCCACGGGCTGCTCGGCATGCGCGAGCGGGTCACGGCGCTCGGCGGCAGCTGCACGGCGGGACCCCGCTACGGCGGCGGCTTCCGCGTGCAGGCGATACTGCCGGTCAAGGCCGCGGAGACCGGGGCCACGGGGGAAGGCACGTCATGA
- a CDS encoding response regulator transcription factor — MTIRVVLADDQALLRSAFRVLVDSEPDMEVVGEAADGAAVVDVVRETLPDVVLMDIRMPGTDGLAATRAITADPALCTVHVVMLTTFEVDEYVVQSLRAGASGFLGKGAEPEELLGAIRVAAAGEALLSPAATKGLITTFLAQGGSWEAGEEDLRRHGERLAALTVREREVLVQVAGGHSNDEIAERLSVSPLTVKTHVNRAMAKLGARDRAQLVVIAYESGLVRPRVD; from the coding sequence ATGACCATCAGGGTGGTACTCGCCGACGACCAGGCGCTGCTGCGCTCGGCCTTCCGCGTCCTGGTCGACTCCGAGCCCGACATGGAGGTCGTGGGCGAGGCGGCCGACGGGGCCGCGGTCGTCGACGTGGTCCGCGAGACCCTGCCGGACGTCGTCCTGATGGACATCCGGATGCCCGGCACCGACGGCCTCGCCGCCACCCGGGCCATCACCGCCGACCCAGCCCTGTGCACGGTCCACGTCGTGATGCTCACGACCTTCGAGGTCGACGAGTACGTGGTGCAGTCGCTGCGGGCCGGAGCCTCCGGCTTCCTCGGCAAGGGCGCCGAGCCCGAGGAGCTGCTCGGCGCGATCCGTGTCGCCGCGGCCGGCGAGGCGCTGCTGTCCCCGGCCGCGACCAAGGGACTGATCACCACCTTCCTCGCGCAGGGCGGCAGTTGGGAGGCCGGCGAGGAGGACCTGCGCCGGCACGGTGAGCGGCTCGCCGCCCTCACGGTCCGCGAACGCGAGGTGCTGGTCCAGGTCGCGGGCGGCCACTCCAACGACGAGATCGCCGAGCGCCTCTCCGTCAGCCCGCTCACCGTGAAGACCCATGTGAACCGCGCGATGGCCAAATTGGGCGCACGCGACCGTGCCCAATTGGTGGTCATCGCGTACGAATCCGGCCTTGTCCGCCCACGGGTGGACTGA